The Rhodohalobacter sp. SW132 genome includes a region encoding these proteins:
- the def gene encoding peptide deformylase, with product MSILPIVTYNDPLLRQKTKELQENSDELQQLISDMFETMYNSNGVGLAAPQVGLLHRLFVMDADVITEELDEPDRGPKVFINPVILETSPEKVKMEEGCLSIPDVRDDVKRPVDIKVQYLDRDFESHTEDFGGWVSRIIQHEFDHLDGVLFLDYLSGFRTRLHRSALKKIENGEMPTEYPLVSKMSKA from the coding sequence ATGTCGATTTTACCAATCGTTACCTACAACGACCCCCTGCTGCGCCAGAAAACCAAAGAATTGCAAGAAAACAGCGATGAGCTTCAGCAGCTGATCAGTGATATGTTTGAAACGATGTACAATTCGAACGGGGTAGGGCTTGCCGCTCCTCAGGTAGGACTCCTTCACCGGCTTTTTGTAATGGATGCTGATGTGATCACCGAAGAACTTGATGAGCCGGATCGCGGACCAAAAGTATTTATAAACCCGGTTATACTTGAAACTTCACCGGAGAAAGTGAAAATGGAAGAGGGGTGCCTGAGCATTCCCGACGTTCGCGATGATGTAAAACGTCCGGTTGATATCAAAGTTCAATATCTTGACCGTGATTTTGAGTCGCACACGGAAGATTTTGGCGGATGGGTGTCACGGATCATTCAGCATGAGTTTGACCATCTTGATGGTGTACTGTTCCTGGATTATCTGAGTGGTTTTCGAACCCGCCTGCATCGCTCAGCGTTAAAAAAAATAGAGAACGGAGAGATGCCCACGGAGTACCCTCTGGTTTCGAAAATGAGCAAAGCGTAG
- a CDS encoding bifunctional (p)ppGpp synthetase/guanosine-3',5'-bis(diphosphate) 3'-pyrophosphohydrolase — protein sequence MANVDTDISDVIEKLELGKLEQSTLHELLKLCHTHLDETDDELITRAFKLCYHSHKDVKRASGEPYYLHPVEVAKIMAAEFTIDDESVAAALLHDTVEDTSIKLQDIREVFGDVVGHLIDGVTKITGVFENRDSKQAETFMKLLLSMAEDIRVVLIKFADRLHNMRTISHLPRQKQFKKATETMELYAPLAHRFGLFKMKNEFEDLCFKVIDPNSYKFIARKLKEKKEAREEFIEEFMKPIREELSNFNFNFEIKGRPKHIYSIYRKMQNQQKPFEEIYDLFAIRVILESPHSKEDCWRVYSIITDWYTPIPKRFRDFISVPKANGYQSLHTTVITKKGRKVEVQIRTRKMDDIAEHGLAAHWKYKEGEERGSSELDKFVTWVRDVLDNPRPDAATEFVKDFQLNLYQDEIYVFTPDGELKTLPKGASCIDFAFEIHSEIGERAIASKVNGKMVPLRQKLKIGDQVEIITGNKINLNPDWMEDVVTHKAKARLRQFIKQKERKVANKGRELWDKRAKKGKVEITDQELTKVAKIFGFDTTQDMFYEIGSGAFDVGKPFEKVKEYKSKGRIEKEYPEDKELSEEEIQEEYISTARSVGEDKALLVEGELSNVKYSYANCCNPIPGDQVIGFISRNGDVKIHRSNCKNAHHLMNTDGERIVDVSWSKNIDTQFLGGVKVIGEDRVGLVNDLTEILSKSLQTNMKSINVSSEGGMFEGILAVYINDLDHLERVIQRLERVEGVKNVMRYE from the coding sequence CATTCTCATAAAGATGTTAAACGTGCATCAGGCGAACCTTACTACCTTCATCCCGTTGAGGTTGCCAAAATTATGGCAGCAGAATTTACGATAGATGACGAATCGGTTGCAGCTGCACTTCTCCACGATACGGTTGAAGATACCTCGATCAAACTGCAGGATATACGTGAAGTTTTTGGTGATGTGGTGGGGCACCTGATCGACGGTGTTACAAAAATTACCGGTGTTTTTGAAAATCGCGATTCAAAACAGGCTGAAACCTTTATGAAACTTCTGCTCTCAATGGCAGAAGATATTCGTGTGGTACTGATTAAATTTGCTGATCGGCTGCACAACATGCGGACGATCAGCCACCTGCCCCGGCAAAAACAGTTCAAAAAGGCAACGGAGACGATGGAGCTCTATGCGCCGCTTGCCCATCGTTTTGGTCTGTTCAAAATGAAAAATGAGTTTGAAGATCTCTGTTTTAAAGTGATCGACCCAAATTCCTACAAATTTATCGCGCGCAAACTAAAAGAGAAGAAAGAAGCGCGAGAGGAGTTCATTGAAGAGTTTATGAAGCCGATCCGGGAAGAGCTTTCAAACTTTAATTTCAATTTCGAAATCAAAGGGCGGCCGAAACATATCTACTCTATCTATCGGAAAATGCAGAATCAGCAGAAACCGTTTGAAGAGATCTACGATCTGTTTGCGATTCGTGTTATTCTTGAGAGTCCGCATTCCAAAGAAGATTGCTGGCGCGTCTACTCCATTATTACCGACTGGTACACTCCGATTCCCAAACGTTTCAGAGACTTTATCTCCGTCCCGAAAGCGAACGGATATCAATCACTGCACACTACGGTGATCACCAAAAAAGGGCGAAAGGTTGAAGTGCAGATTCGTACCCGAAAGATGGATGATATTGCCGAACACGGCCTTGCCGCTCACTGGAAATATAAAGAGGGAGAAGAAAGGGGCAGCAGTGAGCTTGATAAATTCGTGACGTGGGTCCGCGATGTACTCGACAACCCGCGTCCGGATGCGGCAACGGAATTTGTCAAAGATTTCCAGCTGAATCTCTACCAGGATGAGATTTATGTATTTACCCCGGATGGGGAACTGAAAACATTGCCGAAAGGGGCGTCCTGCATCGATTTTGCATTTGAGATTCACAGCGAGATCGGGGAACGGGCTATCGCTTCGAAAGTGAACGGAAAAATGGTTCCGCTTCGTCAAAAACTGAAGATTGGTGACCAGGTTGAGATCATCACGGGGAACAAGATCAACCTCAACCCAGACTGGATGGAAGATGTAGTTACCCACAAGGCCAAAGCGAGGCTGCGGCAGTTCATCAAACAGAAAGAGCGAAAAGTTGCAAACAAAGGTCGTGAGCTCTGGGATAAACGGGCGAAAAAAGGGAAAGTTGAAATCACTGACCAGGAACTCACGAAAGTTGCTAAAATTTTTGGGTTTGATACCACCCAGGATATGTTCTATGAGATCGGAAGCGGTGCGTTTGACGTTGGAAAACCGTTTGAAAAGGTAAAAGAGTATAAGAGTAAAGGCCGGATCGAAAAAGAGTACCCGGAAGATAAAGAGCTCTCTGAAGAAGAGATCCAGGAAGAATACATTTCAACAGCCCGATCAGTCGGCGAAGATAAAGCACTGCTGGTTGAAGGCGAATTGAGTAATGTTAAATACTCATATGCAAATTGCTGCAATCCAATTCCGGGCGACCAGGTGATCGGGTTTATCAGCCGGAACGGGGATGTGAAAATTCACCGCTCGAACTGTAAAAATGCGCACCACCTGATGAATACCGACGGGGAACGAATTGTTGATGTATCCTGGTCTAAGAATATCGATACACAATTCCTCGGAGGGGTGAAAGTGATTGGTGAAGACAGGGTTGGTTTGGTGAATGATCTCACTGAAATACTCTCAAAATCTCTGCAAACGAATATGAAAAGCATTAACGTAAGCAGTGAAGGTGGTATGTTTGAAGGTATACTTGCCGTCTATATTAATGATCTGGATCATCTGGAACGTGTTATACAGCGTCTGGAGAGGGTTGAAGGTGTTAAAAATGTAATGCGGTACGAATAA
- a CDS encoding HU family DNA-binding protein → MVTYTKRDIVRAVADEMDVPLNQAEPWVDTVIGALRGKMMDADPTCRIELRDFGVFEVKETKAKPRARNPKTNEEIYVPAHRKTHFKPSKRLKKFLKTPLEELESSND, encoded by the coding sequence ATGGTGACATACACAAAGCGTGATATCGTACGAGCTGTAGCAGACGAAATGGATGTGCCTTTAAATCAGGCCGAGCCATGGGTAGATACTGTAATTGGCGCACTAAGAGGAAAGATGATGGATGCAGATCCAACATGCAGGATTGAGTTACGGGATTTTGGAGTCTTTGAGGTAAAAGAAACCAAGGCTAAACCCCGGGCCAGAAATCCGAAAACCAATGAGGAAATCTATGTGCCTGCTCACAGAAAAACTCATTTTAAGCCGAGTAAACGGTTGAAGAAATTCCTGAAAACTCCTCTCGAAGAACTTGAGAGCAGCAATGACTAA
- the ruvX gene encoding Holliday junction resolvase RuvX, whose amino-acid sequence MTAAYGRYLGIDVGSKRVGIARSDLFKSFASPVGTFSPEESFQEVRRQVESEGPIEGIVVGWPLTPQGDPTHSTELVKEYIKELGRKFPDIKIHREDERYSSRKARKILVESGVPKKKREEKGRVDQAAAAYLLQEFLDSNPNI is encoded by the coding sequence ATGACTGCCGCATACGGTAGATATCTTGGAATTGATGTAGGCAGCAAACGGGTTGGAATTGCCAGATCTGACCTGTTTAAATCTTTTGCATCACCTGTCGGTACCTTTTCTCCAGAAGAGAGCTTTCAGGAGGTGCGGCGGCAGGTTGAGTCGGAAGGACCGATTGAAGGCATCGTTGTCGGTTGGCCGCTCACGCCCCAGGGTGACCCCACACACTCCACTGAATTGGTGAAGGAGTATATTAAGGAACTGGGCAGGAAGTTTCCGGATATCAAAATTCATCGGGAAGATGAACGGTATTCCTCACGCAAAGCCCGCAAAATTCTGGTCGAGTCGGGTGTTCCAAAAAAGAAAAGGGAAGAAAAAGGACGTGTGGATCAGGCAGCTGCTGCTTATCTTTTACAGGAATTTTTAGACTCAAACCCGAATATCTGA